From a single Fusobacterium pseudoperiodonticum genomic region:
- a CDS encoding basic amino acid ABC transporter substrate-binding protein: protein MKKVFKLMLMSLLSVVISVSAFAKNKVVYVGTNAEFAPFEYLEKNKVVGFDIDLLDAISKETGLEFKVQDMAFDGLLPALQTKKVDMVIAGMSATPERKKAVAFSKSYFKAKQVVITKGVDKSLKSFKDLSGKKVGVMLGFTGDTVVSEIKGVKVERFNASYAAIMALSQNKVDAVVLDSEPAKKYTANNKQFVIASIPAEEEDYAIAVRKNDKELLDKINAALDKIKANGEYDKLLKKYFK, encoded by the coding sequence ATGAAAAAAGTTTTTAAATTAATGTTGATGTCTTTATTGTCTGTTGTTATTTCTGTTTCTGCTTTTGCTAAAAACAAAGTTGTATATGTTGGAACAAATGCTGAATTTGCACCTTTTGAATACCTTGAAAAAAATAAGGTTGTAGGTTTTGATATAGATTTATTAGATGCTATTTCAAAAGAAACTGGTTTAGAATTCAAAGTGCAAGATATGGCATTTGATGGTTTATTACCTGCTCTACAAACTAAAAAAGTTGATATGGTTATAGCTGGAATGTCTGCAACTCCTGAAAGAAAAAAAGCTGTTGCTTTCTCTAAATCATATTTCAAAGCTAAACAAGTTGTTATAACTAAAGGTGTTGACAAATCTTTAAAAAGTTTTAAAGACTTATCAGGTAAAAAAGTTGGAGTTATGTTAGGATTCACAGGAGACACTGTTGTAAGTGAAATCAAAGGTGTAAAAGTTGAAAGATTCAATGCTTCTTATGCTGCTATCATGGCACTTTCTCAAAATAAAGTTGATGCTGTAGTTCTTGATTCAGAACCTGCAAAAAAATATACTGCTAATAATAAACAATTCGTTATAGCTTCTATACCTGCTGAAGAAGAAGACTATGCTATAGCTGTTAGAAAAAATGATAAAGAATTATTAGATAAAATCAATGCAGCTCTTGATAAAATAAAGGCTAATGGAGAATACGATAAACTTTTAAAGAAATACTTTAAATAA